GGGGGACGGGCGCCGCGCAATGGTTGAGTGTCGATCGATCCGCTATCGACTATTTGTTGGCCGAGCTGCAGACGGTGGCGTCGCGATATGATTATCTCATTTTCGATATGGGGGCGGGTGCCTCAGAAGAACGATTGTATTTTTTAAAGTCCGTCGACGATGTGTTTATTGTCACGACGCCGGAGCCGACCGCGATGACGGATGCGTACGCCATGATGAAATATATGCACACCGCCGGCAGCGAGGCTCCGTTTTCCGTCATCGTCAACCGCGCCGGCAGCGAGCGGGAAGGATATGGCGTCTTTTCGCGCCTGCAGCATGCCGCCAGTCGGTTTTTCCATAAAGACATCGCCTTGCTTGGCGTCGTTCCTGAAGACCGGATGGTCGCGCGCTGTGTCGTCCGGCAAACGCCGTTTGTTCTCTTTGATCCAGCGGCGAAGGCGAGCCGGGCAGTGCGTCAAATGGCATGCCGCTATGCGGCGGGAGGAGAAAAAGAGCCGGAGCGGGCTCCCCGCTTTTTTGCGAAGCTGCGTCAACTTTTGCTAGAAAGGTAGAGACGGAACATGAAGACGATCAAGGTGCTTGTCGTCGATGACTCGGCGTTTATGCGCAAATGGATCAGTGATTTTTTGTCCGAACATCCGCGCCTCGAAGTCATCGGAACAGCTCGCAACGGCCGGGAGGCGCTCGAGAAAATCGCCGCCCTAAGGCCGGATGTCGTGACGCTTGATGTGGAAATGCCGGTCATGAACGGACTCGAAACGTTGCAGCGCATCATGCGGGACCATCCCGTGCCGGTCGTCATGGTGTCAAGCACGACGACCGAAGGGGCGGAAAACACGATCGCCGCCATGCAGTACGGGGCGGTCGACTTTGTCGCTAAGCCGTCCGGACCGATTTCGCTCGATTTGTACAAAGTGAAAGACGAGCTGATTGGCAAAGTGCTGCACGCGAGCGAAGCGAACGTGGCTGCCTTGACTGCCCCGCGCCGCCAACATCCGTCTTGGCGCCCATCGTTCAAAGCGGCGGCGCGGCCGCAACAGGCCATCGTCGCGATCGGCACTTCCACCGGCGGCCCGCGCGCGCTCGAGACGGTGCTGACGCAGCTTCCGCCCGATCTAGCCGCTCCGGTCGTCGCTGTCCAGCATATGCCCAAAGGATTTACGACATCGCTCGCCAACCGGCTTGATGCGCTTGCCGCGATCACGGTCAAGGAGGCGGAAGACGGGGAAGTGCTGCAAAATGGCACCGCCTATATCGCGCCAGGCGGCGTCCATCTCATCGTTCGCGAAGAAGGCGGCGCGCTTAAAGCCCGTTTCGACGAATCGCCGCCGCGCGCCGGCCATCGTCCGGCTGTTGACGTGTTGTTCGAGTCGCTCGCTGCCATTCGCCTCTGTCGGAAAATCGCGGTGATCATGACCGGGATGGGAAGCGACGGAACAGCGGGGGTGAAAAAGCTGAAGGAAAGCGGGAACACAAAAGCGATCGCGGAAGCGCGCGAGACAGCCGTTGTCTTTGGGATGCCAAGAGCGGCGATCGAGGCTGGCGTCGTTGATGTCATCGTTCCGCTTGACAGCATCGCCGCTGCCATCGTCCAATTGATCGGGGAGTGAGGGGGAAACGGCATGGACATGAGCCAATATTTGGATTTATTTATTGATGAAAGCAAAGAGCATTTGCAGGCGATCAACGAGCGGCTGTTGGAACTTGAAAAAACTCCGGAGGACATGTCTGTGGTGAATGATATTTTCCGTTCGGCCCATACGTTGAAAGGCATGTCCGCCACGATGGGGTTTGAAGATTTGGCCAATTTGACGCACCAAATGGAAAACGTGCTCGATGGCATCCGCAATCGGCGGCTTTCCGTTACCCCGGAATTGCTTGACGTCATTTTTGAGGCCGTCGACCATTTGGAGGCGATGATCAGTTCCATCGCTGCAGGCGGCGACGGAACGCGCGATGTAAGGAGAACAGTCGAACAGCTGAAACGAATCGAGCAAGGGGAGATGCCGAACAAGCAGGCAGCAAGAGAAGAACCGCCCCTTGAACATGCGTATGGGGAATTTGAATACCATGTGCTCGAGCAGGCGAAGGAGCAGGGATTTTCCGTCTACGAAATCCGCGTTCGGCTTCGCGATGATTGCTTGTTGAAAGCAGCGCGCGTCTATATGGTGTTTGAACAGCTGAATGAAGTCGGAGAAATTGTGAAAGCAACGCCGCCGGTCGAGATGCTGGAGGAAGAACAGTTTGACCGGGAGTTTCTCGTTACGGTTGTATCCAAAGCGCCAGCCGATGAGTTGCAAAAGCGGCTGATGGGCATTTCGGAAATTGATGACGTCAAGGTGTCTATGCTATCGAGCAATGAACCGTCGGCAGAAAGCGAGAAAGCGGCTGCGCCCCAACAACCGGCCGCTATGGAGCAGGCGGCGGCCGTTCAGGCCGAAGCGGAGGCGCCGGAAAAACAAACAGCGAAACAGGCGACGAAAACGATCCGCGTCAACATTGAACGGCTCGATCGGTTGATGAACTTATTTGAAGAATTGGTTGTCGACCGCGGTCGGCTTGAGCAAATTTCCCGCGAACTGAACCATGCCGAATTGACGGAAACGGTCGAGCGGATGTCTCGCATCTCGAGCGATTTGCAGACGATCATTTTAAATATGCGCATGGTGCCGGTCGAAACGGTGTTCAACCGCTTCCCGCGCATGGTGCGCCAGCTCGCCCGCGAGCTCGGCAAAAAGGTGCGCCTTGACATCATCGGCGCGGATACCGAGCTTGACCGGACGGTGATCGATGAAATCGGCGACCCGCTTGTCCATTTGATCCGCAATGCGCTCGACCACGGCATCGAAGCGCCGGACGTCCGGGTGGCGCGCGGAAAGCCGGAAGAAGGGACCGTTCAATTGCGAGCGTACCATAGCGGCAACCATGTCTTTATTGAAATCGAGGATGACGGCGCCGGCATTTCCCGGGAGAAGGTGCTGCAAAAGGCGAAAAGCCGCGGCATTGTCTCGCCGCAGGCGGCGGAGCATTTGAACGATCAGCAAATTTACGAGCTTATTTTCGCTCCCGGCTTTTCGACCGCTGAGCAAGTTTCTGACATTTCCGGCCGCGGCGTCGGTTTGGATGTCGTCAAAAGCACGATTGAGTCGCTCGGCGGCACCGTTTCGGTCGATTCGCAGCCTGGAAAAGGGTCGCTCTTTTCGATTCAGCTGCCGCTCACATTGTCGATCATTTCTGTGTTGCTCGTTCAAATCGCCGAGGAAACGTACGCGATTCCGCTGTCATCGATCATTGAGACGGCGCTGGTGAAAAAGGAAGAGATTTTTTCCGCCCACAACCAGCCGGTCATCGATTTTCGCGGCAAAATCGTGCCGCTCGTCCGCCTGAAAGACGTCTTCGCTGTTCCTGGAGCAGCCGATGACGGAGATGCGGTGGCGGTCGTGATCGTCCGGAAAGGGGAAAAACTGGCGGCGCTGGCGGTCGACTCGTTTATCGGGCAGCAAGAAGTCGTGTTGAAATCGCTAGGAAACTATTTATCTTCGGTTTTCGCCATCTCGGGGGCGACGATTTTGGGAGACGGCCGAGTGGCGCTGATTATCGACTGCAACGCGCTCGTGAAGTAGGAGATGGCCGTGTCGGTGCGGGGGCGCCTATGGCGTTGATCTGCCGTTTTCAGTGGCATGTCGAAAAAAAGGGGGAGGATTGGATGACGGCCAGCGTGCAAGCAGACTGGAAAGTGATTGCGTTTCGCCTGAAAGAAGAAGAATATGCTCTGCCGGTGCAGCATGTCCGTTCCATCGAGAAAATGCAGCCGATCACGCGCGTGCCGGGGACGGCCCATTATGTAAAAGGGGTCATCAACTTGCGCGGTGTTGTGACGCCGATCATCGATTTGCGCGAGCGGTTCGGGTTTGCCCCCGAACCATATGGGGAACAGACGCGGATCATTATCGTTGCTCTTGAGGATATGGAAGTTGGGCTCATCGTCGATGCCGCGAATGATGTCCTTGATCTGCCGGCGGAAAGCATCGAACCGCCGCCAGAGGCAATTGGCTCCGTTGAGGCAAGTTACATCGACGGCGTGGCGAAAGTGGAGAATCGGCTCCTCATTTTGCTCGATTTGGCGAAAGTGCTCGACCGATAATCCGTGGAGAGGAGCGTTGACATTGGACGATATTCGCAACTTGACGGGGATGCATATTGACATTTTGCGCGAAATCGGCAACATTGGCGCCGGCAACGCGGCGACGGCTTTGTCGACGTTGCTAAACAAAAAAATTGAAATGGCGGTGCCGCGCGTTCAAATTGCGACGTTTGCCGAAATGATGGAATCAATCGGTGGACCGGAACAAGTAGTGGCGTGCGTCTATTTGCGCATCGAAGGAGAAGCGCCGGGAAACATGTTTTTCGTGTTGCCGCCGGAACAGGCTGAGCGGTTTGTCCGTCGGATGATTGGCGATGACTCGTTTTCGTTTCAAGGAGAAGCCCATGAGCTTGGCTGCTCGGCGCTTCAGGAGCTCGGCAATATTTTAGCCGGCTCGTATTTGTCGGCATTGGCTGACTTTACGCGGCTCAACTTGCACCCGTCCGTGCCGGCATTGGCCATCGACATGATTGGAGCTGTGCTGTCGTTCGGATTGCTTGAGCTGTCGCGTGTTGGCGATTACGCCATTTTGATTGACACAGCCATTTACGATGAACGGCGCCCGGACGAAAGCATCAACGGCCATTTCTTTCTTCTACCTGACCCCGAGTCGTTTTCCACCATCTTTCGAGCACTAGGTGTGGATGGTCTATGAGCACAGCGCAGGCTGTCAAAATCGGCATTGCGGAAATGGAGGTCGTCATAGCGCCGAATGTCATCCGCACGTGCGGGCTTGGGTCGTGCGTCGGTGTCGTCATTTACGATGCAGGCAAGGCGGTTGCCGGCATGGCGCATGTCATGCTTCCGCATTCCTCGATGGCGCGCGGCGGAGTCATCAATGCGGCCAAATACGCTGATACGGCGGTCGAGGCGCTCGTTCAGCTTGTCATTGCCGCTGGCGGGCGGAAAGGGATGCTGAAAGCGAAGCTGGCCGGCGGGGCGCAAATGTTTTCGTTTTCGACAGTTGGCGGCGATATGATGCGCATTGGCGCGCGCAATGTGGAGGAAGTGAAAAAGCAGCTCGAGCGGCTTCACATTCCGGTCGTCGCCGAAGATGTCGGGGGCCATAGCGGCCGCACGATCGAATTTAATCCGCAGACGGGCGTGCTCTCCATCCGCACCGCCGCTCAAGAAATAAAGGAAATATGACCGGGATGCGCCGTTTCCGCAAGGCAAGGGGGAGAATAATGGGAAGCGCGCTAAAAGGAGAAGAACGGAAATACTGGGATGAATGGATCAATGGCCGCGACCGCCACGCGGCCGAGGAGCTGGTGCAGCGCTATATGCCGCTTGTTTTCTACCACGTGCAGCGGCTTTCGGCGACGCTGCCGAGCTCCGTGCCGAAGGATGAGCTCGTCAGCCTTGGACTCGTCGGCTTATACGATGCGTTGGAGAAATTTGACCCATCGCGTGATTTGAAGTTCGACACGTACGCCTCGTTCCGCATCCGCGGCGCCATCTTAGACGGTTTGCGCAAAGAAGACTGGCTGCCGCGCAGCATGCGCGATAAGGCAAAAAAAATTGAGGAAGCGATCGAGCGGCTTGAACAGCGGCACATGCGATCGGTGACGGCGAAAGAGATCGCCGCTGAGCTCGGGATGACGGAAGAGGAAGTGCAGGCGGCGGCGAGTGAAACGTTTTTTTCCCATTGGCTGCCGCTCGGGCAGACGACCGTCGACGAAGATGAAGGACTGTTGGCGGTTCGCGACGACCGCGCTCCGCTTCCCGAGGAGCAAATCGTTAAGCAGGAAATGATCGAAAAGCTGGCTGAAGCCATCGGACAGCTGAATGAAAAAGAGCAGCTCGTCATCAGTTTGTTTTATAAAGAGGAGCTGACGTTTACAGAAATCGGGAGCCTTTTGCATTTGTCGACATCAAGAATTTCGCAAATTCATGCGAAAGCGCTTTGGAAACTGCGCCGCTTTTTTGAAAAAGAGCCATGAGGGGAGAGAAAACGCGATGGACATCCAGCTTCCAGCGTTGCAAAGCGTCATGCCGAAAGCGCCCGACGCGGAAAGGCTTCAAGCCTCGACGCAACAACACTCCTATGCAGTGCAGGCGCAAATGGCAACTGCCGGCCAAAAGCGGGCGGAGCGTGCGCGCCGTCGGGTGACGGATAAACGAACGAGCGCCCGTCTTGAGCAGGAGGCGTCCCGTTTTGGAGGACACCCTTATAAAGGAAAAACGATCGACATTCAAGGATAGTGAACATCATGATGGCATTTTGGCTAACGATCAGTTTGCTGCTGCACGCCTTGTCGTTTTGGTTGATCATTGTGCTTTTCCTTCGCCTGTCGCGGCTTGGCGAGGCGGAGAGGCGGGCCGAGGAGCTCGAGGAAGCCATGACCGCTTATCTCGCTGCTTGGAAGGAAGAAAACGAGCGCTTTTTGGCTGAACTTGACTCGTTGCTTGGCAGCGGAGCGGATCCATTCGTTTCTGCACCGGAAACGAACGATGCGCCCAGTGTGCAACGGGGCGCGAACGGGAAAGAGACGGCGTCCATGCTGGGGGCAGGAGGCGGTGAAATCGGAGCGGGGTTCGAAAAGCGAACAGCGGAAGCAAAAAAGGAGGAAAACGAGCCGGCGGAGCGGGGAGAAACCGAAAAACGCACAGAAACAAGCCGCCCAAGCGCCGCTCCGGGCTATTTCCCAGACATCGGAACGGTCAAGGATGTGCTCGAACTTTCACTCACCCGACCAGCGGACGCGAGTGAGCTTGCTCGCCGCCTATATGCGGAAGGGGCGACGGTCGAGGAAATTGCCAAACAGCTCGGCAAAGGGAAAACAGAAGTCGAGCTATGGCTCAAATTTGCGCAAAAAACGAATCAATAGGCGAATAACAGCTTGATTTGCCGCTTGCAGTTGTGATATATTTTTTCATGGTGTGAATACACACGCCTGGTGATTTCAGCAACGGTGCTGGCAACGCCAGTCTTGCTGAAAGATGAGGCAGGCGGAGGACCAAAAACCACTAAGGAAACAGGAGGAGCATACATGTCAGTTATTTCGATGAAACAACTGCTTGAAGCTGGCGTCCACTTTGGACATCAGACGCGCCGTTGGAATCCGAAGATGAAAAAATACATTTTCACGGAGCGCAACGGCATCTATATCATCGACTTGCAAAAAACGGTGAAAAAAGTCGAGGAAGCATACAACTTCGTCCGCGAATTGGCGGCGAATGGCGGCAAAATTTTGTTCGTCGGCACGAAAAAACAAGCGCAAGAGTCGGTGAAGGAAGAAGCGGAACGCTGCGGCATGTTTTATGTCAACCAACGCTGGCTCGGCGGCACGCTGACGAACTTCGCTACGATCCAAAAGCGGATCAAACGGCTGCGTGAAATTGAAAAAATGGAAGAAGATGGAATATTTGACGTTCTGCCGAAAAAAGAAGTCATTCGCTTGAAAAAAGAAAAAGAGCGTCTTGAGAAGTTTTTGGGCGGCATCAAAGACATGAAAGAGCTGCCAGATGCGTTGTTTGTCATTGACCCGCGCAAAGAGCGGATCGCGGTGGCGGAAGCGCGCAAGCTGAACATCCCGATCATCGGCATCGTCGACACGAACTGCGATCCGGATGAAATTGACTATGTCATTCCGGCCAACGACGACGCCATCCGCGCTGTTAAGCTGTTGACTTCGAAAATCGCCGACGCCGTGCTTGAGGCGAAACAAGGCGAAGAAGCGGCCGTCGCAGCAGAGTAACGATGCACAAGAAAGGTGATAAGAGGGGAAAGCCTTTTATCACCTTTTTTTGAGACAGAAATGAGCAACTTTTGGCTATACTAACGAATAAGAGCAAAACGGGAAGCCGCTGCCGGCACCGATACATATACGGGACAATGAGAAGGAGGATTTTTTTATGGCGATTACAGCACAAATGGTGAAAGAACTGCGCGAAAAAACAGGCGCAGGCATGATGGACTGCAAAAAGGCGCTCACCGAAACAAACGGTGACATGGAGAAAGCGATCGACTGGCTGCGCGAAAAAGGAATTGCCAAAGCGGCGAAAAAAGCGGACCGCATCGCGGCCGAAGGGATGGCGTACATCGCGGTGGAAGGCAATACCGCCGTCATTTTGGAAGTGAACTCGGAAACGGACTTCGTTGCGAAAAACGAAGCATTCCAAACGCTTGTCAAAGAGCTGGCCGCCCACTTGCTGAAACAAAAGCCGGCTTCGCTTGATGAAGCGCTCGGTCAAACGATGGACAACGGCTCGACCGTCCAAGACTACATCAACGAAGCGATCGCCAAAATTGGTGAAAAAATTACGCTTCGCCGCTTTGCCGTCGTCAATAAAGCGGACGGCGAAACGTTCGGTGCGT
Above is a window of Geobacillus thermoleovorans DNA encoding:
- the rpsB gene encoding 30S ribosomal protein S2 — protein: MSVISMKQLLEAGVHFGHQTRRWNPKMKKYIFTERNGIYIIDLQKTVKKVEEAYNFVRELAANGGKILFVGTKKQAQESVKEEAERCGMFYVNQRWLGGTLTNFATIQKRIKRLREIEKMEEDGIFDVLPKKEVIRLKKEKERLEKFLGGIKDMKELPDALFVIDPRKERIAVAEARKLNIPIIGIVDTNCDPDEIDYVIPANDDAIRAVKLLTSKIADAVLEAKQGEEAAVAAE
- a CDS encoding MinD/ParA family protein, with protein sequence MVSDQAERLRYELGRRRQPAAGPRTIAVTSGKGGVGKSNLSLNFSLSLSKLGFRVLLLDMDIGMGNIDILLGQSSPLTLSDWFSARLPLSELVKSGPEHLSYIAGGTGAAQWLSVDRSAIDYLLAELQTVASRYDYLIFDMGAGASEERLYFLKSVDDVFIVTTPEPTAMTDAYAMMKYMHTAGSEAPFSVIVNRAGSEREGYGVFSRLQHAASRFFHKDIALLGVVPEDRMVARCVVRQTPFVLFDPAAKASRAVRQMACRYAAGGEKEPERAPRFFAKLRQLLLER
- a CDS encoding chemotaxis protein CheW, with the translated sequence MTASVQADWKVIAFRLKEEEYALPVQHVRSIEKMQPITRVPGTAHYVKGVINLRGVVTPIIDLRERFGFAPEPYGEQTRIIIVALEDMEVGLIVDAANDVLDLPAESIEPPPEAIGSVEASYIDGVAKVENRLLILLDLAKVLDR
- a CDS encoding chemotaxis protein CheA translates to MDMSQYLDLFIDESKEHLQAINERLLELEKTPEDMSVVNDIFRSAHTLKGMSATMGFEDLANLTHQMENVLDGIRNRRLSVTPELLDVIFEAVDHLEAMISSIAAGGDGTRDVRRTVEQLKRIEQGEMPNKQAAREEPPLEHAYGEFEYHVLEQAKEQGFSVYEIRVRLRDDCLLKAARVYMVFEQLNEVGEIVKATPPVEMLEEEQFDREFLVTVVSKAPADELQKRLMGISEIDDVKVSMLSSNEPSAESEKAAAPQQPAAMEQAAAVQAEAEAPEKQTAKQATKTIRVNIERLDRLMNLFEELVVDRGRLEQISRELNHAELTETVERMSRISSDLQTIILNMRMVPVETVFNRFPRMVRQLARELGKKVRLDIIGADTELDRTVIDEIGDPLVHLIRNALDHGIEAPDVRVARGKPEEGTVQLRAYHSGNHVFIEIEDDGAGISREKVLQKAKSRGIVSPQAAEHLNDQQIYELIFAPGFSTAEQVSDISGRGVGLDVVKSTIESLGGTVSVDSQPGKGSLFSIQLPLTLSIISVLLVQIAEETYAIPLSSIIETALVKKEEIFSAHNQPVIDFRGKIVPLVRLKDVFAVPGAADDGDAVAVVIVRKGEKLAALAVDSFIGQQEVVLKSLGNYLSSVFAISGATILGDGRVALIIDCNALVK
- a CDS encoding FliA/WhiG family RNA polymerase sigma factor — encoded protein: MGSALKGEERKYWDEWINGRDRHAAEELVQRYMPLVFYHVQRLSATLPSSVPKDELVSLGLVGLYDALEKFDPSRDLKFDTYASFRIRGAILDGLRKEDWLPRSMRDKAKKIEEAIERLEQRHMRSVTAKEIAAELGMTEEEVQAAASETFFSHWLPLGQTTVDEDEGLLAVRDDRAPLPEEQIVKQEMIEKLAEAIGQLNEKEQLVISLFYKEELTFTEIGSLLHLSTSRISQIHAKALWKLRRFFEKEP
- a CDS encoding protein-glutamate methylesterase/protein-glutamine glutaminase, whose protein sequence is MKTIKVLVVDDSAFMRKWISDFLSEHPRLEVIGTARNGREALEKIAALRPDVVTLDVEMPVMNGLETLQRIMRDHPVPVVMVSSTTTEGAENTIAAMQYGAVDFVAKPSGPISLDLYKVKDELIGKVLHASEANVAALTAPRRQHPSWRPSFKAAARPQQAIVAIGTSTGGPRALETVLTQLPPDLAAPVVAVQHMPKGFTTSLANRLDALAAITVKEAEDGEVLQNGTAYIAPGGVHLIVREEGGALKARFDESPPRAGHRPAVDVLFESLAAIRLCRKIAVIMTGMGSDGTAGVKKLKESGNTKAIAEARETAVVFGMPRAAIEAGVVDVIVPLDSIAAAIVQLIGE
- a CDS encoding chemotaxis protein CheC, producing MDDIRNLTGMHIDILREIGNIGAGNAATALSTLLNKKIEMAVPRVQIATFAEMMESIGGPEQVVACVYLRIEGEAPGNMFFVLPPEQAERFVRRMIGDDSFSFQGEAHELGCSALQELGNILAGSYLSALADFTRLNLHPSVPALAIDMIGAVLSFGLLELSRVGDYAILIDTAIYDERRPDESINGHFFLLPDPESFSTIFRALGVDGL
- the tsf gene encoding translation elongation factor Ts, with amino-acid sequence MAITAQMVKELREKTGAGMMDCKKALTETNGDMEKAIDWLREKGIAKAAKKADRIAAEGMAYIAVEGNTAVILEVNSETDFVAKNEAFQTLVKELAAHLLKQKPASLDEALGQTMDNGSTVQDYINEAIAKIGEKITLRRFAVVNKADGETFGAYLHMGGRIGVLTLLAGNASEDVAKDVAMHIAALHPKYVSRDDVPQEEIAHEREVLKQQALNEGKPEKIVEKMVEGRLNKFYEDVCLLEQAFVKNPDVTVRQYVESNGATVKQFIRYEVGEGLEKRQDNFAEEVMSQVRKQ
- a CDS encoding chemotaxis protein CheD, giving the protein MSTAQAVKIGIAEMEVVIAPNVIRTCGLGSCVGVVIYDAGKAVAGMAHVMLPHSSMARGGVINAAKYADTAVEALVQLVIAAGGRKGMLKAKLAGGAQMFSFSTVGGDMMRIGARNVEEVKKQLERLHIPVVAEDVGGHSGRTIEFNPQTGVLSIRTAAQEIKEI